Proteins from one Deltaproteobacteria bacterium genomic window:
- the prmA gene encoding 50S ribosomal protein L11 methyltransferase — translation MKEKWIEVLVRVPEVLAEIVENQLTELGSTGSVEDTLGEKGDPVPAKPLIKGYFYGTDETTLVQVKAFKGFIASLGNIFPSSEIEEVQVRETSEDEWQEWRRFFKPTLVSDRIVIKPTWEAYEKADNQLIVEIDPGMAFGTGSHESTRMCIRLLDEVIKGGESVFDVGTGSGILAIAAAKLGAASVFGIDNHDDSVRVAGENIGLNHVENIVTVSTIALEDVEETYNIVVANILAEDLIDMCCSLVGRTREGGRIILSGILTTKARMVIDAYEGEGVKLEKQLEEGDWSALMFRK, via the coding sequence ATGAAAGAAAAATGGATTGAAGTTTTAGTCAGGGTGCCTGAAGTGCTGGCGGAGATTGTAGAAAACCAGCTTACAGAACTCGGCTCTACGGGGAGTGTGGAAGACACGCTCGGTGAAAAAGGTGATCCTGTTCCTGCCAAACCACTCATTAAGGGTTATTTTTACGGAACTGATGAGACGACATTAGTGCAGGTAAAAGCCTTTAAAGGCTTTATTGCCTCTCTTGGTAATATCTTTCCTTCTTCAGAAATTGAAGAAGTCCAGGTGAGGGAAACCAGTGAAGATGAGTGGCAGGAGTGGAGACGTTTTTTTAAACCCACCCTTGTTTCCGACAGAATTGTTATCAAACCGACATGGGAAGCATACGAGAAAGCGGATAATCAGCTCATTGTCGAGATAGACCCCGGTATGGCCTTTGGTACGGGTTCCCATGAGAGCACGAGAATGTGTATCAGGCTGCTCGATGAAGTGATTAAAGGGGGTGAATCTGTTTTCGATGTGGGGACAGGTTCGGGCATTCTTGCCATAGCTGCAGCAAAGCTGGGAGCAGCTTCGGTATTCGGCATAGATAATCATGACGATTCAGTGCGGGTGGCCGGAGAGAATATTGGCTTAAATCATGTTGAGAATATTGTTACCGTATCAACCATAGCTCTGGAAGACGTTGAAGAGACATACAATATTGTTGTCGCTAATATTCTTGCTGAAGACTTGATTGATATGTGCTGTTCACTGGTGGGCAGGACCAGGGAAGGGGGAAGGATTATTCTTTCGGGTATACTGACGACAAAGGCCCGGATGGTAATCGATGCCTATGAAGGGGAGGGCGTTAAACTGGAAAAACAGTTGGAGGAAGGGGACTGGAGTGCCCTCATGTTTAGAAAATGA
- a CDS encoding 16S rRNA (uracil(1498)-N(3))-methyltransferase, whose protein sequence is MSCRVFAGNIKKMKAGAEVRLTGEESKYVARVLRLKEEDRVILSSLDSLEYHCIIKAIEKKSVLLTVDSVDEPNRESPLEIILCQALPKSKKMDLIVQKATELGVKGFIPFVSSRAISRPDSREGREKIKRWEKLALEAARQCGRTFIPPIDEVISIDELFIKLSQIDDKDVLKIIPWESEDKQGLKELSEKSFKKAFLLIGPEGGFSPEEVEKAKNAGFIPLTLGNRLLRTETAGFAVISMMQYIWGDMG, encoded by the coding sequence ATGAGTTGCCGTGTATTTGCAGGGAATATTAAAAAAATGAAAGCCGGCGCCGAGGTGAGGCTCACCGGTGAAGAGAGCAAGTATGTAGCCAGAGTCCTTCGCCTTAAGGAAGAAGACAGAGTTATCCTCTCCAGTTTAGACAGTCTGGAATATCATTGCATTATCAAGGCCATTGAAAAAAAGAGTGTTCTTCTTACCGTTGACAGCGTAGACGAGCCAAACCGTGAATCGCCGCTGGAAATTATTCTTTGCCAGGCCTTACCAAAGAGCAAAAAGATGGACCTCATCGTACAGAAAGCAACCGAGTTGGGTGTGAAAGGTTTTATTCCTTTTGTATCATCCCGTGCTATTTCCCGTCCTGACAGCAGGGAAGGGAGAGAAAAGATTAAAAGGTGGGAAAAGCTGGCCCTTGAAGCGGCAAGGCAATGTGGAAGGACCTTTATTCCACCCATCGATGAAGTGATATCCATAGATGAACTGTTTATCAAGCTTTCTCAAATAGATGATAAAGATGTATTAAAAATCATCCCCTGGGAGTCGGAAGATAAACAGGGACTAAAAGAACTTTCGGAAAAATCCTTCAAAAAAGCGTTCCTCCTCATCGGTCCAGAAGGGGGCTTCTCCCCGGAAGAAGTTGAGAAAGCAAAAAATGCCGGTTTTATCCCACTTACTCTTGGCAACAGGCTTTTAAGAACGGAAACGGCAGGTTTTG